From a single Streptomyces liliifuscus genomic region:
- a CDS encoding chaperone modulator CbpM, whose product MNHRPAEARQSPARTTEVGVRYAIVPVPVLSLETVARRTGLHPDLIRRFVALGLVDAGRDTSGRPVFAPTAPAALARVQRLRTGLCLNYASIGLVLDLLDRISLLEAALRRAGMRSDLPPWT is encoded by the coding sequence ATGAACCACCGACCGGCCGAGGCCCGCCAGTCCCCCGCACGCACGACCGAGGTGGGTGTGCGGTACGCGATCGTGCCCGTGCCCGTGCTCTCCCTGGAGACCGTGGCCCGCCGCACCGGCCTCCATCCCGATCTGATCCGTCGGTTCGTCGCCCTCGGACTGGTGGACGCCGGCCGTGACACCTCCGGACGGCCGGTGTTCGCCCCCACGGCCCCGGCCGCCCTCGCCCGCGTCCAGCGGTTGCGCACCGGGCTGTGCCTGAACTACGCATCCATCGGCCTGGTGCTCGACCTGCTCGACCGCATCAGCCTGCTCGAAGCCGCGCTGCGGCGTGCAGGCATGAGGAGTGATCTACCACCATGGACATGA